From the genome of Nakamurella flavida:
CCAGCAGCTCGGGCGGGACGCCACCATGGCCGAGCTGGCCGAGGAGTCGGGCATCCCCGAGGAGAAGATCGCGGATCTGCTGGACCACGCCCGCGACCCGGTGAGCCTGGACATGCCGGTCGGCAGCGACGAGGAAGCGCCCCTGGGTGACTTCATCGAGGACGCGGAGTCCACCTCGGCCGAGGCCGCGGTCGTCGCCGGGTTCATGCACACCGACATCAACCGCGTCCTGCACACGCTGGACGACCGCGAGCAGACCGTGGTGCGCCTGCGCTACGGCCTGGACGACGGCCGCCCGCGCACCCTGGACGAGATCGGCCGCGTGTTCGGCATCTCCCGGGAGCGGGTGCGGCAGATCGAGCGCGACTCGATGGCCAAGCTCCGCACGGGCGACCGGTCGGAGATGCTCCGCTCGTACGCGAGCTGAGAACGGGGCACCCGCGGGGTGCCCAGCGGGACAGCAGGGCCGGGTCCGACCGTCGAGGTCGGCCCGGCCCTTTCCCGTACCCGGGTTCACGTCCGGTCCGGCTCAGGTCAGCCGGCGGCGCTCGTCCAGCCGCACCGGCGCACCGATCCGGCCGGTGGCGCCGGTGACGGACACTCCGCCCGGTCCGGCCAGCACCGGCCGCAGGTGCAGCTCGACCAGCTCGGGCAGGTCGTCGGCCAGGGCGGAGAGCCGCAGGGCCAGATCGACCAGCGGGCCGCGGTCGACCACCCGCGAGCCGCGGTAGCCGTCCAACAGCGGGGCGGCCCGCGGCGCGGCGATCAGATCCGCCGCATCGGTGTCGCTCAGCGGGACGGCGCGGTAGGCCCGGTCGTCCAGCAGCTCGGTGGCCAACCCACCCAGGCCGAAGGAGACCAGCGCCCCGAACGACGGGTCGGCGGTCACCGAGAACACCGTGGACACCTCGGTGCGGTCCGACGGGGCCATCGCCTGCACGTAGAGGAACGGCCCGGCCAGCGCGGCCAACCCGGCCCAGGCGGCCCGCAGGTGATCCGGTGAGGACAGCCCGAGCCGCACCCCCGAGCGGTCGGCCCGGTGCCGGAGTGTCTCGTCGAAGGACTTGAGGGCGACCGGGAAACCGATGTCCTGCGCGGCCGTCACCGCCTCGTCGATCCCGGTCACCGCCCGGAACGGCTCGAGGACGATGCCGTACGCCGCCAGCAGGCCGCTGAGCTCGGCGTCGGTCAGCGCCCGGTCGGGGTCGTCCGTCCCCCGCAGACCGGCCATCGACCGGCGGGCGGCGGGCCGGTCCAGCCCGTCCGGTTCCACCATGGCGCCGACGGGCCGGGCCAGCCAGGTGCCGTAGCGCACCCCGTGGGCCAGCGCCGCGACCGCCCGTTCGGGCGTCCCGTAGGACGGCACCGAGCCGCGTGCGGCCCCGCCGTCCGGCCCGGTCACGGCCAACTGGCTGGGCAGTCCGTCGACGGCCAGGAACGTGGTCACCACCGGGACCCCGGCCTCGCCCGCCGCCGAGCGAAGCGCCGCCGCGTGGGCCAGGCCCGGGGTGGCCACCGGCGGCACGAACACCACGACGACCGCGTCCACGTCGTCCCGCGCGGCCACCGCCCGGACCGCGGCGGCCAGATCGGGCGGCGTGACGTCCACGCCGAGATCCGACGGCACCCCGTCCGCGACGGTGAGTCCCTCGTCGACACAGGCGTCGTAGGCCAGCACGCCCAGGGCGGTGGAGTTGCCCACGATGGCGATGCGCCCGCCGGCCGGGACGGGCTGGGTGGACAGCAGCTGGGCCACGTCGAAGGCCTCGGCCAGCGTGGTGGTGCGCAGCACCCCGGACTGCGCGAACAGGGAGGCGACCGCGGCGTCGGAGACCGGGGTGGAGGTCGCCGCGAGACCGGGGGCGGCCAGGGCGTACCGGCCGGACTTCACCGCGATGACCGGCTTGGTGCGGGCCAGCACCCGGGCGAGCCGGGTGAACTTCCGCGGGTTGCCGAAGGACTCCAGGTACAGCAGCACGACCTCGGTCCCGGCGTCGCCGTGCCAGTACTGCAGCAGGTCGTTGCCGGACACGTCCGCCCGATTGCCGGCGGAGACGAAGCTGGACAGCCCCAGCCCGCGGCGGGCCGCGTCGGCCAGGATCGCGATGCCGAGCGCACCGGACTGGCAGAAGAAGCCGATCCGGCCCGCCGGTGGCACCACCGGCGCCAGGGTGGCGTTGATCGACACGGCCGGGTCGGTGTTGATCAGCCCGAGGCAGTTCGGGCCGAGCACCCGCATGCCGGACGCCCGGGCCAGGGCGACCATCCGCCGCTGCGCCGCCGCTCCCCCGCCGTCCGCGCCCCCCTCGGTGCTCCCGGACGCATCGGCGAAGCCCGCCGTCATGACCACGAGCCCGTGCACGCCCTTCTCCCGGCACGCCTGCACCACCTCGGACACCGACGCCGCCGGGACGGCGACCACGGCCAGGTCCACCGGGTCGGGGATGTCGGTGACACTCGGGTAGGCCCGCACCCCCTGCACCGACAGGGCGTCGGGGTTGACCGGGTAGACCGGTCCGGTGAATCCGCCGCGCAGCAGGTTGACCAGGACGGCGTGGCCCAGCTTGCGGGGCTCGGTGGACGCCCCGATGACGGCGACCGAACGGGGGTTGAGCAGTCGGCTGATCGACCGCGACTCGGCCCGGTGCTCCCGGGCGAGGAGCACCGCACGGGACTTGTCCGTCGGGCCGATGTCGAACACGAGATCAAGGACGCCGGAGGAGAACTCGCGCCGCACGGCGTAGCCGGCGTCGATGAACACCCGCACCATCTGCTGGTTCTCGCTGAGCACCTCGGCGGTGAAGCGGCGGATGCCGAGCTCCTGGGCGGCGGCGGCCAGGTGCTCGAGCAGCAGCGACCCCAGGCCGCGGCCCTGCTGCGAGTCCTCGACGAGGAACGCGACCTCGGCGGCGTCCGGGTCGAGGCCACTGCCGGCCGGGCTGCGGTGGAAGGTGCCGGCGGCGATGATCTGCCCGCCGAGCTCGGCGACCAGCCCGACGGCGGTGACGTGGTCGACGTCGGTGAACACCCGCAGTTGACTGTCCGAGATCTCCGCGATCGTGGAGAAGTACCGCAGGTACAGGGTTCTCGAGCTGGACCGGCCGTGCATGGCGCGGATGGCGTCGGCGTCCCCGGTACCCGAGGGGCGCAGGTGCACCGCTCCCCCGTCGGTCAGCAGGACGTCGGCCTCCCAGTGCTGGGGATACCGCACCGGTCTGACGTCACCGGGGACGGGCACGGTCATGTCGGTCGGCTCGGTCATGTCAGTCCCGGGGGTCGACGGGGTCGAGGCCGTGCAGGGGGAAGATCGCCTGCCGGGTCTGCAGCACGGCGCGGTCCAGCGGGCTCTCGCCACGCCCCGCCCACCGCTCGAACCGCGGCGGTACCCCGTCGCCCATGTGGGTGGGCGGCTCGATGGACCGCCGCCGTCCGCGGGCGATGTCCTGCCACCCGGTGGGGATGTCACGGTCGGGGTCGACGTCCCGACCCAGCACGGTGGCCAGCAGATGCGTCCACGCCCGCGGCACCACCCGGACCAGGGAGTACCCGCCGCCGCCGAGGGCCAGCCACCGTCCGCCGGTGACGGTCTCGGCCAGCTCGCGCAGGGCCAGGTAGGAGGCGCGCTGCCCGTCCACGGACAGCCGCAGGTCCGCGAGCGGATCCTCGGCGTGCGAGTCGGCGCCGTGCTGGGTGACGAGCACCTGCGGGCGGAACGCGGCGACGACGGACGGGACGACGGCGTGGAACGCGCGGAGCCAGCCGGCGTCGTCGGTGCCGGACGGCAGGGCCAGGTTGACCGCGGTGCCCTCGGCGGCGCCGCGGCCGGTCTCCACCGGCCATCCCGTCCCCGGGAACAGGGTCAGCGGGCTCTCGTGGATCGACACCGTCAGCACCCGGGGATCGCCGTAGAACGCCTCCTGCACGCCGTCACCGTGGTGCACGTCCACGTCCACGTAGGCGACCCGGTCCACGCCCGCGTCCAGCAGCGCGGCGATGGCCAGGGCGGCGTCGTTGTACACGCAGAACCCGCTGGCCCGGTCGGGCATGGCGTGGTGCAACCCCCCGGCGATGTTGACCGCCCGGTCGACCTCCCCGGCCGCGATGGCCCGGGCCGCGGCCACCGATCCTCCGGCGATCAGCGCGGCCGAGTCGTGCATGCCGGGGAAGACCGGGTCGTCGGAGGTGCCGAGCCCGTGGCCGAACTGCGGGCTCTCCGGGCTCAGCCCGCGCGCCGACGCGGCCTTCACCGCGGCCAGGTACTCCGGGGTGTGCACGCGCAGCAGGGTGGCGTCGTCGGCGGGCTCCGGGCGGACGAGATCGACCCCGTCCAGTACCCCCAGGATGTCGGCCAGCGCCCAGGTCAGCTCCCACCGCAGCGGGTGGAACGGGTGGTAGCCACCGAGGTCGTACGCGAGCATCCGGGGATCCCACACGAGCATCGGCGGCCTCATCCGGGCAAGGCTAGGCGACGGCCCCCACCGTGCGCCCGACCCCTCACCGCGGTGCGGTCACGTCCTGGCCGAGCACCCCGAGCAGTTGCAGCCGGTCGTAGCTGTCCGTCCCGGGGGTGGCGGTGAGCACCAGCAGCGCCTGGTTCTGGTCCAGGTCGGCCAGCAGCTGGCACTGCACGGTCATCACCCCGGTGTCCGGGTGCTGCACCCGCTTCTCGTACTGGTGGACGCCCGGCACCTCGTGGGCGCTCCACAACCGCGCGAACTCCTCGCTGGTGGTCAGCAGATCCGCGGCCACGGCGGCCGCCCGGGACCCCGCCCCCTGCCGCACCGAGGCGGCGCGCAGATCCGCGGTGAAGGCGCGCGAGTGCAGGTCGTGGTCCTCCGTCGGATACACGCGGCGGGCGTCGGGGTCGGTGAACCAGCGGTGGGTGACGCTGCGTGCCATCCCGGCGAAGCGGGTCTCGTCACCGAACAGCGCGCGGGCCGGCGGGGTCTGCACCAGGGTTTCCCCGAGGTCGGTCATGATCTGGGCGGGGGTGTCCTGCAGTCGGTCCAGCACGCGCATCAGCCCGGGGGCGACGTGCCGTGCGTGCAGATCGGCATGACGGGCCGGCGCATTGTGCCCGGCCAGCAGGAACAGGTGGTCGCGCTCGCTGTGGGTGAGGCGCAGGCCGCGGGCGATCGCGGTGAGCATCTGCACCGACGGCTGCGGCCCGCGGGCCTGCTCCAGGCGGCTCCAGTAGTCGACCGACATGACGCACAGGGCGGCCACCTCCTCCCGGCGGAGCCCGTTCGCCCGTCGCCGCGGGCCCCGACCGAGCCCGACGTCCTCCGGCTGGAGCGCCTCCCGGCGTCGGCGCAGGAAGTCGGCCAGCTGACTGCGATCCACGATCACTCCTCCTCGCGACGGGCCCTGCGCGGCGGGCCCGTCCATCCTGCGACAGCCGGGCCGTCGGCGTCAGACCGCGCGGCCCGCATCCCGACCAGATCGATCGAGACGTCCCACATGCGGCGGGCGTCCGCGCCGCTGCGCAGCGGCACCCAGAGCTTCTGCTCGGCGGGAGCGCCGCCCAGTCCGCCGGGGCCGGACGGGCCGAAGAACCGCCCGCCGACCGGGTCCGGGCCCACGGCGGCGAGCAGGGCGGGCAGGGCGGCGGTCTCCGGGGTGCCCACCAGGATGCCCCGCCGGGACAGCGCGCGGATGACGCGGACGGCGGTGGTGTCGGCGTCCCGGCCGAGGCCGGCCTGGGCCGCCAGCAGGTTGGTGGGCGAGACACCGGGATGGGCCAGGGCGCTGGTGATGCCCCATCCGGCGGCCGCACTGCGGTCCTGGAGCTCGCGGGCGAACAGCCCGACGGCCAGCTTGGACAGGCTGTAGGCCCGGTCGACGTCGTAACGCCGCTCGGAGTTCAGGTCGTCCCACCCGATCCTCGCGCGCCGGGCGGCGATGCTGGTCTGGTGGACGACCCGGGCCCCGCCGGCCCGCAGCAGCGGCAGCAGTCCCAGGGTGAGGGCGACGTGGCCGAGGTGGTTGGTGCCGAACTGCAGCTCGAACCCGTCGCGGGTGACCTGTCGGGCGGGCGGCCGCATCACCCCGGCGTTGTCGATCAGCAGGTGGATCGGTCGACCCTGCGCCAGCAGAGCGTCGGTCAGCGCGGCGATCGATTCCAGCGAGGCCAGGTCCAGCACCCGGGTGGACACGGCCGCGGCGGGCACGGAACTCCGGATGCGGTCGACCGCCCGGGCGCCCTTCGCCGCGTCCCGGACCGGCAGGAGGACCTCGGCGCCCGCCGCGGCCAGCCGACGCGCGATCACCAGACCGATGCCGTCGCTGGCTCCGGTGACCAGGGCGAGCCGCCCGGTCAGGTCCGGCAGGTCCAGAGTGGGGGTGCGCACCATGACGGTCTCCTCGGTGTCCGGCCCGCCACGTCGGCGGGTACGACCCCACTGTCGGGCACCGGCGCGTCCGGGTTCAGGCCCGTCCCGTCCACGGATCGGCGGTCCCCCCTTCCGGGGCGCCCGGGACGGTGCGGTGGGCTCAGCCGGAGTGTTCGAGATCGGTGCGGCACGCCACGCCCAGGGCGAACAGCGTCGCCACCCCGTAGTGCTCCATCGCGGCGGCGACCCGGCGCCGCC
Proteins encoded in this window:
- a CDS encoding bifunctional acetate--CoA ligase family protein/GNAT family N-acetyltransferase, with amino-acid sequence MTEPTDMTVPVPGDVRPVRYPQHWEADVLLTDGGAVHLRPSGTGDADAIRAMHGRSSSRTLYLRYFSTIAEISDSQLRVFTDVDHVTAVGLVAELGGQIIAAGTFHRSPAGSGLDPDAAEVAFLVEDSQQGRGLGSLLLEHLAAAAQELGIRRFTAEVLSENQQMVRVFIDAGYAVRREFSSGVLDLVFDIGPTDKSRAVLLAREHRAESRSISRLLNPRSVAVIGASTEPRKLGHAVLVNLLRGGFTGPVYPVNPDALSVQGVRAYPSVTDIPDPVDLAVVAVPAASVSEVVQACREKGVHGLVVMTAGFADASGSTEGGADGGGAAAQRRMVALARASGMRVLGPNCLGLINTDPAVSINATLAPVVPPAGRIGFFCQSGALGIAILADAARRGLGLSSFVSAGNRADVSGNDLLQYWHGDAGTEVVLLYLESFGNPRKFTRLARVLARTKPVIAVKSGRYALAAPGLAATSTPVSDAAVASLFAQSGVLRTTTLAEAFDVAQLLSTQPVPAGGRIAIVGNSTALGVLAYDACVDEGLTVADGVPSDLGVDVTPPDLAAAVRAVAARDDVDAVVVVFVPPVATPGLAHAAALRSAAGEAGVPVVTTFLAVDGLPSQLAVTGPDGGAARGSVPSYGTPERAVAALAHGVRYGTWLARPVGAMVEPDGLDRPAARRSMAGLRGTDDPDRALTDAELSGLLAAYGIVLEPFRAVTGIDEAVTAAQDIGFPVALKSFDETLRHRADRSGVRLGLSSPDHLRAAWAGLAALAGPFLYVQAMAPSDRTEVSTVFSVTADPSFGALVSFGLGGLATELLDDRAYRAVPLSDTDAADLIAAPRAAPLLDGYRGSRVVDRGPLVDLALRLSALADDLPELVELHLRPVLAGPGGVSVTGATGRIGAPVRLDERRRLT
- a CDS encoding acetoin utilization protein AcuC, whose product is MRPPMLVWDPRMLAYDLGGYHPFHPLRWELTWALADILGVLDGVDLVRPEPADDATLLRVHTPEYLAAVKAASARGLSPESPQFGHGLGTSDDPVFPGMHDSAALIAGGSVAAARAIAAGEVDRAVNIAGGLHHAMPDRASGFCVYNDAALAIAALLDAGVDRVAYVDVDVHHGDGVQEAFYGDPRVLTVSIHESPLTLFPGTGWPVETGRGAAEGTAVNLALPSGTDDAGWLRAFHAVVPSVVAAFRPQVLVTQHGADSHAEDPLADLRLSVDGQRASYLALRELAETVTGGRWLALGGGGYSLVRVVPRAWTHLLATVLGRDVDPDRDIPTGWQDIARGRRRSIEPPTHMGDGVPPRFERWAGRGESPLDRAVLQTRQAIFPLHGLDPVDPRD
- a CDS encoding helix-turn-helix transcriptional regulator; amino-acid sequence: MDRSQLADFLRRRREALQPEDVGLGRGPRRRANGLRREEVAALCVMSVDYWSRLEQARGPQPSVQMLTAIARGLRLTHSERDHLFLLAGHNAPARHADLHARHVAPGLMRVLDRLQDTPAQIMTDLGETLVQTPPARALFGDETRFAGMARSVTHRWFTDPDARRVYPTEDHDLHSRAFTADLRAASVRQGAGSRAAAVAADLLTTSEEFARLWSAHEVPGVHQYEKRVQHPDTGVMTVQCQLLADLDQNQALLVLTATPGTDSYDRLQLLGVLGQDVTAPR
- a CDS encoding SDR family oxidoreductase, whose protein sequence is MVRTPTLDLPDLTGRLALVTGASDGIGLVIARRLAAAGAEVLLPVRDAAKGARAVDRIRSSVPAAAVSTRVLDLASLESIAALTDALLAQGRPIHLLIDNAGVMRPPARQVTRDGFELQFGTNHLGHVALTLGLLPLLRAGGARVVHQTSIAARRARIGWDDLNSERRYDVDRAYSLSKLAVGLFARELQDRSAAAGWGITSALAHPGVSPTNLLAAQAGLGRDADTTAVRVIRALSRRGILVGTPETAALPALLAAVGPDPVGGRFFGPSGPGGLGGAPAEQKLWVPLRSGADARRMWDVSIDLVGMRAARSDADGPAVAGWTGPPRRARREEE